The DNA window aatattttatctttttttggtatttatctaaagaggccatataataaaagaattggAAAAATTATACTTTGCACcgtttttttaaatctttttataaaattacacTTTATCTTGGTGctattgtaaaaatattttttaaccttttttttttaaatatctcatttctcAATAAGATACCAATAATCTACCAAAAAGcgtttttttacaaaaaagaaaagaaaaaatagaacatttttttataaacatttaattaaaaatagatatttttacaaaaagcCAAAAAATGGGTTTTCTCCTTTGTAGAAAGACTCGAAAGCTAACTTCTAATTTGGATGACTTCTAAAAAAagtcaattaaatattaattttattctttaaataaatagaatttaattacGTTTATAATTAGCGATTAGTAAtcagattttttattttctaaaatgtcTTAAACCAGTTGTTCTAAACCAAGTGGCTAAGGCATTCCAGTGCAATCCTCCACTTGTCATATaccaatataaatttatttatttttttcttttttaatattaactttgtttatttattatataaatatatacatccATCTTATGTTGCTAATGATTAAACATACCAATgttgaattaaaataataaaatattagattttataattgttaaacatgtaaaaaattattataaatatataggtGTTgtgacaaaaatattaaaattaaaattatttttaattttataatattttcacgATATTATGATTAtagtcatttatttatttttaaatggcACTTAAGATCAAATTGTACTATATTCAATAGAACTTAAGATTAAATTGTACTTACAGaactttttatatgttttgtaattatttaaaataatagagtCTATCGattattaaagataaatattTTGTCCATATTCTAtatctttgatttttttattcatattctaaatttttacttatttttaatttttaatatcaattgtaaatattttttaaattatttttttaactctaGAAAAGGTTTAAATATGTCCGTCATATTTGACCGtagtttaattaagttttttttatgaagtataattaagtttttaatattttaaaaatatttaaaattgagaATATGTTCAACTATGAAGGAatactttaaacttttttaaataaacaaatttcaattttagaaaaaaatgaaactgtaaattaaaaaataaaataaaataaatgatttttataatttggaatCAAACTGAAAAGAAAACTTCGATAattaaaccattaaaaaaatacaaatctagtgaaatatgattatgaaaagaaaagtaaTAGTAATACTATTATTAGCCAACTATAAATACATCTGTAATCTTCCTGATCTGTTCCTTCCCCAACAAAAATCAGAAAATCAGAAAATCAAACATcagctttctctctctaaatcTACACTCCTTTTTATCTCTCTAAAGAATCAACAACAACAAGCAATGGGCGTCGGCAAAGACTCGCCATCAACCGCGACCACCACGCTAATATTCACCTACGGAACATTAAAAAAGGGCTTCTCAAATCACGTGTTAATGCAAGATCTGATGCGTTCAGGCGACGCCGTTTTTAAAGGCACTCATCGAACGGTCGACAAATTTCCTCTCGTTTGTGGACCCTACAGAGTCCCATTCCTTCTCAATTTCCCCGGCGCCACCGGGTCTCAGCGAGTTACCGGCGAATTATACGCCGTTACTCCGCGAGGATTGGCCCGACTTGATGAGCTGGAAGGGATTAATCGGTGTCATTACGAGAGACTACCGATTACGGTGGCGGAAGCGGCGATGAAAGAGAGAGACGACGGTGAGGAAGCGGCGGTGGAGGTGGAGGCGTATTTTGCGCATAAGAGTTATGCGACGGAGATGTGGAAACGGAACGGAAAAAGAGGATACGGCGGTTACGGTGAGAAGGAAGCTAAAGGCTATGTGAAGAGAAAAGACAGGCCGCAGAATTTGAGTTTCTTGGAGCAGATTGAAATTTTTGTGTCGTCGTCTCCGATTGATgctaattgttaattttatgattagtttataaaattgtgtaaTTAATATGTTTGATCGGATTAAttagcaaatgttttatgttttgCTATTGGAAGATGATGATCAAATAGTGAATGGGATTGGGTTAATTTCAAGTGCATTTTCACTTTATGGCTTTAGTTTTAAACATTCttaatcatttattttcaaattttagtaTCTATCTAACTAAAATTggcaatatttaaaaaaaaaagttaaattataattaatccgTTCTATTTCGAAAATCtctttgttattttttgaaTGATTAACTATTTGTGTTCCGTTTCACgaatattaaaacaataaaaaaataacttgcATATGAAATATTTAGgaacttttaaaagtcgaaaACGACGTACATTTGAAAATAGAAGGAGTAATATTTtctaaagggttaattgcaaatttatacacgaactttatcctaatttgcaattacaacataaactttgaaacttggcaatatTAGTAatcaactttacacttttggcaaatcgatacaccaaacacgaaaaacactaacgtggacattgtaatataccaccatgtgtcgttgcgtgattggtcagtgtaccaatttgccaaaaaaatgaaagttggttactgacattactaagttttaaattttatgttgtaattgcaaattagggtaaaattcgtgtatgcatttgcaattaacccttttttaaaCAACTctaaattttttctaaaaaatctattaaaattattaatatttaattataattgttaaTAAATTAGTAAGAATACATCATtagcaaaaatttaaataagagcATTTAAAGtataattcaatattttaattatattttagctaaatttaaaataaatatattttttgaatttaagaCATGGAAATAGTATTTTATAAGACAATTAATCatatatacaattttaaaatacaattaataaaaacaaaataaagaagttatatttttttagtatgtgtataaattaacaaaaaaacattttaaatgaaatggAAAGAGTGagcataaattaattttaattctattaggatgctacttaattaatatttcaattcATCATATGAAGTATATGACTATGAAGacattaattcaattttaaaaattgaactacATATtaataaagtaataaaaaaataaattttaaaataattattaaaatcatctaattttttttaaagatcaaGTATATAGAGACAAAttcaaattatcaattgaaaaacaaagagagataatatttttaataaattcataactATTTTCTTTTAGTTAAGTATTAATTTTTCATGGATACCgaatactattttaattacaatGGAGTCGAGTTGCAGGAGATTTATTCTCAGACGATATCGGACTTCCGTCAGAGAACCAAATCATACGAAGCAGGTGGCCGAATCTATAGGATCTGCCACGACTTGTCCGACAAAAATAATGCCAAATCTGCGAGGACCCGGACAGAGCGCGTCGATCCTGGGATTCGGACGGATTATTAGATCTACTGAATATTCTCGAGTATCTTatctatttggatacaaactccaacttagtaAGATAAATCCTAATTTAGTAAGACGAGACTATATAGGACTCATGTTTGAATAAGACAGATTACTCCTCATCAGGGTCAAACCTTAAAAAGTAGATTTCACTTTCCTATTATAACTCTACTAGTtatgcaatcatctactataaaaagaAGCATGAgatatgcctaaacacacaactacatTCATATACTAAAAAGCGCTGCTTCaagctcaatactgactttaCCATCGAAAAGTTAATCGGATAATCACCGTCCGGTAAGCTTCTGTCCTGTTTTACATGTTTTCttcaccggatcagaaggcagactctgTCAATTCTTATTCTTAATTCAcacttttttttatgtttagaaTTAGATGGAAAATGACAAAGGGAAAATGATAAAATAGCGGGATATGTTCCAGCTCATAAGATTTTTTGGAATCTTTCTTTATAGTTAGACAGTGTTATCATATCAAGGAATTGAATTCCATTCCAAATTCCCCTTATCTTCAATTTGCTTTATTCTCTCTGTTTTTATACTTCCACATTTTAAATCTGAAATGCATGTTCATAACTTGTTCACAACGGGAGtctcaaattgaaaataaaatgaaaattaatatcataatttGTGAAAAATTGAATACTGtattgaaataataaattttactccctttatttcaaaacaatagtctacttttttttttgtcccaaaacaatagtatactttttttataaattacaatttaaagtGTTTATTTTCTATATTGCCCTTATTTAAAGTGTATCATTTATCACTATTAGCCTATAgttataacatttaataagaGTATTGATAAGAAAAATGAAGACAAATTTGTAAAAAGTTAGAACATTAATTgtatttcttaaactgtgtgaaatGAGAAAaatggactattgttttgggacggagggagtatgttttataataaatttttttaaattaaaaaattatgtactcttagtttgatttttttaatgatatgctatttatgaaattttatttaggAGATAAAACGTTAGAAtggttaaattttttgaaaacaaaaagtaAGAGAATTTGGTCATATGATAAAGTAGGTCTAACAATAAACATAACACAATTagtcaaaaatttaaatgattaaaatttaaaatacagcTCAAATTAAATCTGGTAATTTTAGACACGACACGATTAAATGATACGACACGATACGAAATTAAACAGGTTTGGGTTTGATGTAAATGGTTTTGGATTATAAGCGGgccaacccgtttatgacacgattaATTTCGTGTCTAAATGGTACAGACACGCCTAACCCGTTTAAACCCGTTTAAACATGattaactaattttaattaaatattatttatttttataatttaaatgttattaaattcttattcttaattaaaaaatttatattatatataattgaaatagtatttatctcaaaatatagttatattttttagtattatattaaataaattaaaaaggtagttaaataattaaacggaTTTAAACGTGTCACTTTAAACGGATTGACCCATTAACACATTTAGATAAACGTGTTTATACGTGTCGTGTCGTATAATCcatgtaattataaaaaaaaatcaaactaaaagtaCGTGTCACTCAAATGACTgtatattttaagaaaatacTGCACAACGCACAACCATTTGAGTGACACAGTCACTCTATTAAATatgataaagaaaataattaacaaaatttacCATAAGTGGCAATCAATTAGCTGActgatatatttataaacaaattCTCAATTCGATTTTTTCagttaaattgagaaaaaaatactCTTTAAAAAATTCTTTGAATCTTGCATCAGCATAAGGTTTGTATTTGcagacaaaaaaaataaggtctaattatttaaaaaactctcaccttaaacttttttttcgtttataccctagccttgtaaaaaagtcatttgtacccaattttgggtttttaggtttcatctctatccaaaacaaaaatataattgacaatttaatgaattaaaagatgaaaaaattaaaaacaattaaataaaaggttTATCATatgtctaattagtatataaatataaattaaatgattattttaaatttttttttaagtgagAAGAGACAATTTTAGTACTTTTGGATAGAAATGAAacctaaaaatccaaaattgggtacaaatgacttttttataagatcagggtataaacgaaaaaaaagttcaagaagggattttttaaaataattaaaccaaaaaataacTATACTAAAGAGCACtgaattactaattttttttgccaaattgTCACTTTCAAAGGAAAATTGGCCTTTAGATTCTCAAAAGGGTACAGCAACTGTACTTGTTGTCAATATCAGTGATTAAAAACCGAACTTGACTGGTTGGCTGAACCAAAAACTAGCCAATTCTTCAGTCCACTTAACactgaaaattgaaaatctGATCTAATTGGGTTAGATCGAATGAACTGGAAATTGACCTGGATGAAGAGGAAATTGACCTGGATGAACCGGAGATTGATCTGGTTGAACCATAAATTGAACTTGTTGAACCGGTGGTTTAACCATTAAACcatcttcaaaatttattttctatatataactTATTTAACCGGTTGAACTGAcagttaaatcaaaaaaaaactgGTGGCCAGTTTTTAGAACACTGGTCAATaatgaatttttgaattttgtatTAGAGACTAATTAAAAATGAGCAGTTTGCACTTGTTATTAATGACAAGGGTGTACAAAATTCGGATTAAACCCGAattaacaaaacaaaccaaataagTTAAAATGAGCAGTTTGCACTTGTAATTAATCAGAAAGTATTTAACCCAGTTGAAGAGATGCGTGTGTTTTGAAATAAGTTAAGTTGCCAACTTGATCCATGCCTCAACAAGAATACTTAATTCATAATTTTGTAGATCTGATAGAggaataacaattttttttatcatctgAGAAAAAGAAAACGTCTCTACAAAAAATTGAACTCGTAATTTCAATAGAATATTCTCCATCTATACCATgttaggtagcacggaaacagaACAGGAAATGGAAACAGACACGGgaaaactgtaaattttttaaatgaaggatacgagacgtggagaaacgtgtaaaaaataaaaaatatagggatatatttataataatagaaattttaaaatattatatatattaaattttatttatacatttatgctaattaataaaataaatcaaatataattaaatccaataaaaataagaaaatacattttattgtagataaagtaaataataaaaattgtgggaattgattcaaaaaattattggtTGAGaactttttaggtttttttatcactatataatttttttaatttacgtAAACAGCCCGGAATATTTCTTTATGAGTTTCTAAGAGTTTCTGAGAGTTTACGGTTTCTAAAATGTTTCCAAAACGGAGCACGCAACTTTATCGAATTTTCTATGCTTCTTAGATACCATGTTAACTATagctagaatttttttttaaaaaaaaaactagaataATGTTATATTATGTAGTTGATGTATTCATAATATTCACTAAAGATTCTTATTGGGGCAGAGTCGGTGGAATTTTATCAGGTGTTCCCGAAGGGACAGGGTAGGTAGAATTGGAATCATacattttcttattattttaagtctTGAACATGTCTCTtccaacataaaaaaaaaaagtctttAAGAGGTGTAAAGTTTTGAATGTtgcaatatttattttatactcCTCCGTTTTTAAATGATATAGATCATTTGAGCAAACACAACaactgaaaaaaataattaaattgattaaaattacatttttagctattttacaattttttaaatatataaatagtatTATTAATAGCTGACTTTTTTATTGATATGTTTTATATTGGAATATCGAGCAATCATTTGAAagcaattatatattttattaagaataaacaaaaaaatcatctttaaattatttattaaaaaaaaaaattctctataATATGAGACGTAAGAAACATTAAATAGCCTATTAATACAAGACGAAGAGACTGGAGAGTGTATTTTCTTTATATGTGAAAAGTCACCGCTACACCAAGTCAATCTATTTCTTTTTCTAGAATAATAATTTCAGTCCATAAATTTAGATGGCCAAATTAATTAGAttagttatttataataataaaattaaatacatttGCAGAAATCAAGTCAAATACATATAATCTTGTTTATTATTCTACCTCAATTTATatctaattaatctaatttttatatctatttaaaattaataaatcaagttcTTTTAAACTAATTAATCAAGTTATTTTTCCTTAAAATTGTGCACAAAAGTTTAATATTTGGCGGCATGAGCTAAGATGGAGaacgataaaaaaaacaaataactgAAGACAAAAATGGGCTTATGATTGAATTTTCAACAAATCACTCCAATTTAGCAAACTTGAAACTCTAAACTTTGAAAGTGATATTTGAACAAGAATGAACCATTTACAGAAgccaattatttttgaactaaGGGTTATTCCGgtcattaaacatgtatatcataatcaattaattcacacttaactattttaatcaattagcgAGAATACTCTCTAATTTATATTATTGCAGCCCATGAATTCATTCATTTTGtatgatttaaaaatttatgaacttAAAGTAAGTAAAATGACTGTCAATTAAGTGACCCAAATGAACAAATTCAGGAACCATGACGACCCTTTACCCAATTATTTCTTTTATCCTATATAGCTCATAGCCTGAAACTCCAAGAACAAGGGAGTTCATTTCTTTCTTGCTGTCAGGTTCATTAAAGTGCAGATGAAGATTTGTTATTATAATAACTGTCTAAAGTTTAGCAGTTAGCACATCAACATGATCATCTGACTGGAATGCTAGAAAAATATAATACAGCGCATTAAATCGACTATTTGCTACATTCTTAGTCAACCAAATACTTCGTTCTAAATAAGAGACACCTGATGGCAAGTGTGATCGATCAGTAACTAGTAAATATTTCAACCTAAGCTGTATTCAAATATATCACATACAAAACGAGAAGATCCTCTTTTTCTGGAGAGCTGTTTCCATTCCGACATCGCTCGTACGGATTTACATTGGtatatttagtaaaataataCAAACAGACAGCTCTCCATCCCCTAATCTAGAAAGAACGTTAACGAATTGGTATATTTAATACAATAATACAAACAGACAGCTCTCCGTCCCTTGATCTAGAAGGAATGTTAACAAAGTGCTCTCGCAATCTCTATCCGTGATTAAGAATCATACGGTTTACATTTCCTGATTCTCGACCATTAACAGGTAAAATATCGGGAACAGGATTAGTACACGTTGGTATTATAAGAAATACCTTGTTAATCTGCATAGTCACTGGTATCAGTCAGTTGATGAGTCCTGCATTATCATAAACATCAAATGAGTACAGATGAATATGCAACGCGAGCTTTATATGAATGATATTCTGTTGTTAAcgacattttaaatgttgatgTTCAAGATTCCATCAATTTTTAACTCTTTATTAATCCTAGATTATAGTACATTGGAATTTTTTATGAAGTTAGAAAAAGCAATAAATATATGAAGGCGAGGAACTAATATTTGAGAGACCTCAACCCCCATCCCACTTTTTCCTTTATACTAACCCACCAATACCATTGCATTACCCACGAGAAGAAAAATACTTACATAAACCTAATTCACCTTGTAAGATTATGAATCATTCATTACTTGTGTGACGTATGGCATCGTTGAATGTTATTAACCAATTAACaaatatcacattaattagTAATactttaagaaaaattaaatgctatttattgattggttaatCTCACTCAATAATGTCAATGGTTCACAATCCATACCAGGCGAACTAGGTTCATGTAAAAAATTCTCTATGAAGACAGCCAAAAAGTACACAAGGCCATATTAAATTGCAGCTGGCCGTTTTAGTCACTTAACAAGCAAGTAAGCACTGTTATAAGCTAAAAACATTGTATAAAGCAACGGAGGAGCTTACAGTACTGATGCATGACTAATGCCAAGCCCGTTGCAGGTGAGTATCATTCCTTTAAATCTGGCAAGATATTCCTGCATTGCAATAGTATATTCCCTAATAAGCATCAACAGATTATGCCTAGTGAAACCTGATACCAACTCTAAGAAGTGTACTTTGAGTCTAAATCTGATGGTAATACAAAATGCTTACTCGCACAGTGTACTTATCTATCTCGTATATCCCAGTTAAATCGTAGTCAGAGCGTTTTGCTGGATCACTCAACACTGCAGGAGAAAATAGTAATAAGAAATCAGTGGCAGAAGTTCATCACCTACCATTCCAAAAATACCTTTATATTCCTATACTGCATCCTGAATACTGCGAATACCGTAAATGGGACAGAAAGGCGAGAATGTACAAATCAAATTTCCCTTTAAATCAATGGAAAAGATATGGATAATCTGGCAGGCCTATCATGTATAGAAATTACCTTTGTAAGCTTCATTAATCTCTTGAAATTTTGCAGTAACAAAACTATCACCTTGGTGCTTGTCAGGGTGCCACTTctataaacacaaaaaaaaatcatcagaTGACTTTTATCAATCCCCTATAACTCAGTGAAGCAATTATGGCAACCAATAAACATAAAAGCTCACATAAGAAGCTGTTCATAGCAGATGCACCACTAACCAGCGCAAGCTTCAGGTAATTTAATCTTATGTTCTCATCTGTTGCGTCGTAATCAACCTCCAAGATTTTGTAGTAATCCTAGATGAAGCAAGCGTTTTTCATCAGATAAGAATTGGTAAAACAACCAAAAACTTTATACGGAGAAAGAAAGTTAACGCATGCTGCATGTGCAAATGCATTGTGAACAAAGGATTTTATACTAAGTTACTGATAGCGCTATTAAGTAAATCAAAATTGTTTACATCATGGCAAAAGATGCCCAGTCATCTATTATACATGTTTCTTTCAGCATCTAATCATTTTCTTTCTCTCCTATCTCAGCTTAGAGCTCATCAGCAACCTATACCATCCCATATCTAAGAACTGCATTACACTGTACATTTTGCAACTTCACCGTGCATTGTAGCTAGAGATGAATTCATCATGCAGAATCAGTTTACAGGAAAAAATGTTATTATCAGAAATTATGGTTCATAGAGGCTTCAATCAGAAATGTCTTTGATAGGCTACAAAGGGTAGGTCAATTTAGAGGTAAGTGAAATATTATGCGAGGAAGCAGCTCAAATACATGAATTCTATGAAGCTTATGATGATGAATCTATTTAAACTGCATAAACCAAGGCATTGGAAAAAATATGGACGAAAACACGCTGTATGAAAAAGCAGCTATAAAACCTGAATTCCATGAAGTTCCATAGAATCATAGGTGTATCATTAAGCATGCCAATTGCCAAGTTTGATGATAGAAAAGACGCATCAATACGCATCAGCTAGTTAATTATCCGCTCCAATTCAAGGAACAATGTAATGGAAGAGATTAGAGCAATACCGAATTGTGGAATAAAGGTCACGAAAGTGGAGTGTTGATAATCTAGAATTCCACATTGATTCATGTTTCACTATCAGTTTGACCATAAAACCCTAGAGTATGTTGCTCACATAACAACATTCTAATTTCACATGTCTCAAACTCCTAATACTAATTCATCAAAACTCTCGAATACTCCAACACTCAAACTCCTCAAATTACACCCTATCCTACAATTTCTGCGCAACTAAACAGAACCAATACTTTTTATTAATAGATTACACCTTGCTAACCAAAATTAAACACTGGaaactaaaaacaaaattctTATCTAGCAATTCCTCAAGCAGTAATGCACCTACTGGTTGTAAAATAAGCAAAATTCACAACCTAATGAAGCAACCAAATCCCTATAAACATGAAAACAATGCTAATAACACCATAATAAGCTCAATTATTCAAGAAAAACAGTAAAACTAACAGGACCCAgatcttaaaaaaattacaccTAAATTAATCTCTTAGAAAGTCCTCTCCTTTCTGAAAAACCCAcataaaaatcatcaaaaaacACAACACCCAGATACCAGAATTCAAAATTACAACTGGGTTAAGTACCAAATCAGCATCATcatcaagaaaaagaaaaaaaaatgtgtaCGGACCTTTTGGGTGGTGTTCTCATTGCCTTCCATCTGGTATTAAGAATAAAGGACTGCTATGGA is part of the Mercurialis annua linkage group LG3, ddMerAnnu1.2, whole genome shotgun sequence genome and encodes:
- the LOC126673657 gene encoding putative gamma-glutamylcyclotransferase At3g02910, whose amino-acid sequence is MGVGKDSPSTATTTLIFTYGTLKKGFSNHVLMQDLMRSGDAVFKGTHRTVDKFPLVCGPYRVPFLLNFPGATGSQRVTGELYAVTPRGLARLDELEGINRCHYERLPITVAEAAMKERDDGEEAAVEVEAYFAHKSYATEMWKRNGKRGYGGYGEKEAKGYVKRKDRPQNLSFLEQIEIFVSSSPIDANC
- the LOC126673658 gene encoding uncharacterized protein LOC126673658 yields the protein MEGNENTTQKDYYKILEVDYDATDENIRLNYLKLALKWHPDKHQGDSFVTAKFQEINEAYKVLSDPAKRSDYDLTGIYEIDKYTVREYLARFKGMILTCNGLGISHASVLTHQLTDTSDYAD